The proteins below come from a single Candidatus Chlamydia sanziniae genomic window:
- a CDS encoding DUF648 domain-containing protein yields MKFYSFSSNIPISPMNKLLHKVDSYLFLGGTRHTILTINADSIGLVEEEQSEVSTLIKILKCLSFLFFPILLIALALYYLLHKHFEAHYNLFYLPELPNKKEKLTVLEHPEAILEAALNTDALCSRNNKLSLPILQSLFSNL; encoded by the coding sequence ATGAAATTCTATAGCTTCTCTTCTAATATTCCGATAAGTCCAATGAATAAACTCCTACACAAGGTGGACTCGTATCTTTTCTTAGGAGGAACACGACACACAATCCTTACTATAAATGCGGACAGTATAGGGCTAGTCGAAGAAGAGCAAAGCGAAGTTTCTACTTTAATAAAAATTTTAAAATGCCTCTCTTTCTTATTCTTCCCTATTCTTTTAATTGCCCTAGCTCTCTATTATCTATTACACAAACACTTTGAAGCACACTATAACCTATTCTATTTACCTGAACTGCCTAATAAAAAAGAAAAATTAACCGTTCTAGAACACCCTGAAGCTATTCTTGAAGCAGCCTTGAATACTGATGCTCTATGCTCCCGCAATAACAAGCTCTCTTTACCCATTTTACAGTCTTTATTCTCTAATTTATAA
- a CDS encoding DUF648 domain-containing protein: MKFYSFSSNIPISPMNKLLHKVDSYLFLGGTRHTILTINADSIGLVEEEQSEVSTLIKILKCLSFLFFPILLIALALYYLLHKHFEAHYNLFYLPPLSNEKEELTLLKNPDIILKAIMDNPDSHSFPQNKISLDFLQTLQATLNFWEKVRKVSAKQIF, encoded by the coding sequence ATGAAATTCTATAGCTTCTCTTCTAATATTCCGATAAGTCCAATGAACAAACTCCTACACAAGGTGGACTCGTATCTTTTCTTAGGAGGAACACGACACACAATCCTTACTATAAATGCGGACAGTATAGGGCTAGTCGAAGAAGAGCAAAGTGAAGTTTCTACTTTAATAAAAATTTTAAAATGCCTCTCTTTCCTATTCTTCCCTATTCTTTTAATTGCCCTAGCTCTCTATTATTTATTACACAAACACTTTGAAGCACACTATAACCTATTCTATTTACCCCCACTGTCTAATGAAAAAGAAGAATTGACCCTTCTGAAGAACCCCGACATTATTCTTAAAGCAATCATGGATAATCCAGATAGTCATAGCTTCCCACAAAACAAAATCTCGCTAGATTTTTTACAAACTCTTCAAGCTACTTTAAATTTTTGGGAAAAAGTAAGGAAAGTCTCAGCTAAACAAATCTTCTGA
- a CDS encoding diphosphate--fructose-6-phosphate 1-phosphotransferase, producing MHLAYIDLDTVVNAYTNPLPVELKQGDRLIPIPDTSFSKNVSSGVKTLFPNTHSLPYLKFSLGTVQPSPSWKVGVMFSGGPAPGGHNVIQGLLDSLKNLNPNSSLFGFIDNGEGLIQNHTEIITKEFLYKFRNSGGFNCLGTGRTKIVTQEAKEACLKTVKTLDLDGLVIIGGDGSNTATAILAEFFAIHHPKTSVIGIPKTIDGDLQHLFLDLTFGFDTATKFYSSIISNISRDALSCKARYHFIKLMGRSASHIALECALQTHPNIALIGEEIAAKNLPLKTVIHKICSVIADRAAMGKHYGVILIPEGIIEFIPEITNLIKEIERLPKQNKTSSLLSLESQKLLHSFPETITHQLLNDRDTHGNVYVSKISVDKLLIHLVQNHLKSYFPSVPFNAISHFLGYEGRSGLPTKFDNDYGYSLGYGAAILVRHRCNGYLSTIESLACPFKKWRLRAIPIVQMFTIKQKSDGSLHPHIKKHHIDIGSPAFCKFKLYRKIWALEDFYRFLGPLQIKIPPETYSDNSPPLTLLLNHQHWQDQCQMCIEIPDRAY from the coding sequence ATGCATCTTGCTTACATAGATCTTGACACCGTAGTCAACGCCTACACAAATCCTCTCCCTGTAGAGTTGAAACAAGGTGACCGCTTAATCCCCATACCCGATACCAGCTTCTCAAAAAACGTCTCTTCAGGTGTGAAAACACTCTTTCCCAACACTCACTCCCTTCCCTACCTAAAATTCTCTTTAGGAACAGTTCAACCCAGTCCCTCATGGAAAGTCGGTGTTATGTTCTCTGGAGGACCCGCTCCAGGAGGACATAATGTCATTCAAGGGCTCCTTGATAGTTTAAAGAACCTCAACCCTAACTCCTCATTATTTGGCTTTATTGACAATGGTGAAGGATTAATACAAAATCATACTGAAATCATAACAAAAGAGTTCCTGTATAAGTTCCGCAACTCGGGAGGTTTCAATTGCCTAGGAACAGGAAGAACAAAAATCGTAACCCAAGAAGCTAAAGAAGCTTGTCTAAAAACTGTAAAAACCCTAGATCTCGATGGACTCGTGATCATCGGTGGTGACGGTTCTAATACAGCAACTGCCATCCTTGCCGAATTCTTTGCAATCCACCACCCAAAAACTTCAGTCATTGGTATACCAAAAACTATAGACGGAGATTTACAACATCTTTTCCTAGACTTAACATTCGGGTTCGATACTGCAACAAAATTCTACTCATCCATTATTAGCAATATCTCAAGAGACGCTTTATCTTGTAAAGCTCGCTACCATTTTATCAAGCTCATGGGCCGTTCTGCCTCCCACATCGCTCTTGAATGTGCCTTACAAACCCACCCCAACATCGCTTTAATCGGCGAGGAAATCGCTGCGAAAAACTTACCCCTAAAAACCGTAATTCATAAAATTTGCTCCGTTATAGCAGATAGGGCTGCTATGGGGAAACATTACGGAGTCATCCTCATCCCCGAAGGCATTATCGAATTTATCCCAGAAATTACCAATCTTATTAAGGAAATCGAACGCCTACCAAAACAGAACAAGACAAGCTCTCTTCTATCTCTAGAATCACAAAAACTCCTGCATAGTTTCCCCGAAACCATTACCCACCAGCTCCTTAATGATCGTGATACTCACGGCAATGTCTACGTTTCCAAGATCAGTGTAGACAAACTCCTTATTCATCTTGTACAAAATCATCTGAAAAGCTATTTTCCCTCTGTTCCCTTCAATGCAATCTCTCACTTTTTAGGTTATGAAGGTCGCTCAGGATTACCTACAAAATTTGATAATGATTACGGCTATAGCCTAGGCTATGGTGCTGCTATTCTTGTTCGTCATCGCTGCAATGGCTACCTCTCTACCATCGAATCCCTCGCCTGTCCTTTTAAAAAATGGCGATTACGCGCGATTCCTATCGTTCAAATGTTTACAATAAAACAAAAATCCGATGGTTCTTTACATCCACACATCAAAAAACACCATATCGATATTGGAAGTCCCGCATTTTGTAAATTCAAACTTTATAGAAAAATTTGGGCCCTTGAAGATTTTTACAGATTCCTAGGACCTTTACAAATAAAAATACCCCCAGAAACCTACTCCGACAATTCCCCCCCCCTGACCCTACTCCTGAACCACCAGCACTGGCAAGACCAATGCCAAATGTGTATAGAAATCCCTGATAGGGCATATTAA
- a CDS encoding anion permease, translating into MNKQKRFLSLLFLTLVLLGIWFSPHPASINPNAWQLFAIFTTTIMGIILQPVPMGAIAIIGISTLLLTQTLTLDQGLSGFHNPIAWLVFLSFSIARGIIKTGLGERVAYFFVSVLGKSPLGLSYGLVITDFLLAPAIPSVTARAGGILYPVVTSLSDSFGSSAEKGTENLIGSFLIKVAYQSSVITSAMFLTAMAGNPLVAALAANVGVSLSWVAWAKAAILPGLISLVCMPLVLYKFYPPQITSCEEAIRSAKLRLKEMGPLQKGEKTILVIFILLVILWTFGDLLRISATTAALIGLSLLILTNILDWHKDIIANTTAWETFIWFGALIMMASFLNQLGFIPLVGDSAAALVSGLSWKIGFPILFLTYFYSHYFFASNTAHIGAIYPIFLAVSVSLGTHPVLAALTLAFASNLFGGLTHYGSGPAPLYFGSRLVSVKEWWQAGFILSIINILIWVGLGMLWWKILGLI; encoded by the coding sequence GTGAATAAACAAAAACGTTTTTTATCCCTTCTCTTCCTCACTTTAGTACTTTTAGGCATCTGGTTTTCCCCTCATCCAGCATCTATAAATCCTAATGCCTGGCAGCTTTTTGCTATATTTACAACCACGATTATGGGAATTATCCTCCAACCCGTTCCTATGGGAGCCATTGCCATCATAGGAATCTCCACACTCCTACTGACACAAACCCTTACCCTAGATCAGGGATTGTCTGGATTCCATAATCCCATAGCATGGTTAGTATTTCTCTCTTTCTCCATAGCAAGAGGAATCATAAAAACAGGCCTGGGCGAACGTGTTGCCTATTTTTTCGTCAGCGTCTTAGGGAAAAGTCCGCTAGGACTGAGCTATGGTCTGGTAATCACGGATTTTCTCCTTGCTCCAGCAATCCCCAGTGTTACTGCCAGAGCCGGAGGCATCCTCTATCCCGTTGTTACAAGCCTCTCCGACTCGTTTGGAAGCTCTGCAGAAAAAGGAACAGAAAATCTTATCGGTTCCTTTCTCATTAAAGTCGCTTACCAAAGTTCCGTAATCACCAGCGCTATGTTTCTCACCGCCATGGCAGGCAACCCCCTTGTTGCTGCTCTCGCCGCCAATGTAGGTGTTTCCCTATCCTGGGTAGCCTGGGCAAAAGCCGCAATTCTCCCAGGACTTATTAGCCTTGTTTGTATGCCCCTCGTACTCTATAAATTCTATCCCCCACAAATTACATCCTGTGAAGAAGCCATACGGTCAGCAAAACTTCGGTTAAAAGAAATGGGGCCATTGCAAAAAGGAGAGAAAACAATTTTAGTAATCTTTATCCTTCTAGTCATCCTCTGGACATTTGGCGACCTGTTAAGAATCTCAGCAACAACAGCAGCACTCATTGGCCTCTCCTTACTTATCCTAACAAATATCCTGGACTGGCATAAGGACATCATTGCAAATACCACAGCATGGGAAACATTCATCTGGTTCGGTGCTCTAATCATGATGGCCTCTTTCCTAAACCAACTGGGGTTCATTCCCCTTGTAGGAGATTCCGCAGCTGCTCTAGTGAGTGGGCTTTCCTGGAAAATAGGATTCCCAATCCTCTTTCTTACCTATTTTTATTCCCACTACTTTTTCGCTAGTAATACCGCCCATATTGGAGCTATCTATCCAATCTTCCTAGCGGTTTCTGTCTCCCTAGGAACTCACCCAGTCCTTGCTGCCCTTACACTTGCATTTGCCAGTAATCTTTTTGGAGGACTAACACATTACGGCTCCGGACCAGCCCCACTTTATTTTGGATCACGACTTGTTAGCGTTAAAGAATGGTGGCAGGCAGGATTCATCCTTAGCATCATAAACATTCTCATTTGGGTAGGTCTTGGAATGCTCTGGTGGAAAATCCTTGGTCTCATCTAA
- a CDS encoding DUF1186 domain-containing protein, with translation MDISHILEDLAYDEGILPREAIEAAIVKQTQITPYLLHILEDATKRIPEIVSDGSYQGHLYAMYLLAQFRETRALPLIIELFSFDDDTPHAIAGDVLTEDLPRILASVCNDDTLIKKLIETPNINPYVKAAAISGLVTLVGIRTNSRETTIQYFGELLNYRLEKIPSFAWDNLIAGTCTLYPKELVYPITKAFHAGLIDTTFISMEDVTNIISEETVESCINTLCSSTELINDTLEEMEKWLEDFPIEP, from the coding sequence ATGGATATTTCCCATATTTTGGAAGATCTTGCCTATGACGAAGGCATTCTCCCCAGAGAAGCTATAGAAGCAGCTATAGTCAAACAAACGCAAATCACACCCTACCTACTTCATATCCTCGAAGATGCTACAAAACGTATCCCAGAAATTGTCAGTGATGGCAGTTACCAGGGACATCTGTATGCCATGTATCTTCTTGCACAATTTCGAGAAACCCGTGCGCTGCCGCTCATTATAGAACTTTTTTCTTTTGATGATGATACTCCCCACGCTATCGCTGGTGACGTCCTGACTGAAGACCTTCCAAGAATCCTTGCTAGTGTATGTAATGACGACACCCTAATCAAAAAACTTATAGAGACTCCCAATATCAATCCTTATGTAAAGGCAGCTGCAATTTCAGGACTCGTCACCCTCGTAGGAATAAGAACAAATTCACGAGAAACTACAATTCAATATTTTGGAGAACTACTCAACTATAGACTAGAAAAAATCCCCTCCTTCGCCTGGGATAATCTTATCGCAGGGACATGCACCCTATATCCAAAAGAACTTGTATACCCCATCACCAAAGCCTTCCATGCAGGACTCATCGATACAACATTCATCAGCATGGAGGATGTAACAAATATTATAAGCGAAGAAACCGTAGAATCTTGTATCAATACACTCTGTTCCTCTACAGAGCTCATCAATGATACTCTAGAAGAAATGGAAAAATGGCTAGAAGACTTTCCCATAGAGCCTTAG
- a CDS encoding ABC transporter ATP-binding protein, producing the protein MTHLITIENLSLTIRKQKILNHINLKLKRGECLTLVGPSGSGKSSLALLILGLLKADTGTITFNLNSKTPRASLVQMIWQDIHSSLNPTMSTQNLIAEPLRVIGTYSKKEEKQQIYRVLELVNLPHTILNLKPYKLSGGQKQRVAIAKALVSNPKLLICDEPLSSLDTLNQSLILKLFQTIKQECNITLLFITHDMSAAYSIAETIAVLDKGLIVEHGPKEEIFSTPKHNKTQELLDAIPRFSLQPSPFDLSTSSPSTAYKDVLV; encoded by the coding sequence ATGACGCATCTAATTACTATAGAAAACCTCTCTTTAACTATCCGCAAGCAAAAAATTTTAAATCACATTAATTTAAAATTGAAAAGAGGAGAGTGCCTAACGCTTGTAGGACCTAGTGGGTCAGGAAAATCTTCACTAGCCCTTCTAATTCTAGGTCTCTTAAAAGCCGATACAGGCACAATTACTTTTAACCTCAATTCTAAGACTCCTCGAGCAAGTCTCGTCCAGATGATTTGGCAAGACATCCATTCAAGTTTAAACCCCACCATGTCCACGCAAAATCTTATTGCTGAACCTTTACGTGTCATTGGAACTTATTCCAAAAAGGAAGAGAAACAACAAATTTATCGTGTTCTTGAACTTGTAAACCTTCCCCATACCATACTTAATCTTAAACCCTATAAGCTCAGTGGTGGACAAAAACAACGCGTCGCAATTGCAAAAGCTCTTGTCTCCAATCCTAAGTTACTTATATGCGATGAACCACTTTCTTCATTAGACACACTGAATCAATCTCTTATCCTTAAGCTCTTTCAAACCATAAAACAAGAATGCAATATTACTCTGCTCTTCATCACCCATGACATGTCAGCAGCCTATTCCATTGCTGAGACGATTGCAGTGCTAGACAAAGGTTTAATTGTTGAACACGGCCCTAAAGAAGAGATCTTCTCCACTCCAAAACATAACAAAACTCAAGAATTGCTCGATGCCATTCCGCGATTTTCCCTACAACCTTCACCTTTCGACCTTTCCACCTCCTCACCTTCAACCGCATATAAAGATGTCCTCGTATAA
- a CDS encoding ABC transporter ATP-binding protein encodes MPKTSIHITELSIISKNPDKLLIDNLSLQLKKFRSLALVGESGSGKTTITKAILGFLPKNCKITQGNIFFNQTDLSKLTPKEFHKIRGPKIATILQNAMGSLTPSMRIGAQIIETLRQHTKITKQEAYDKAVDLLTDVHIPDPHHCLHQYPFELSGGMRQRIVIAIALASSPELILADEPTTALDSISQAQTLRILHQIHKQNKSSMLLVTHNLALVTELCNDIAIIKDGKLIETGTVEEVFSTPQHPYTKKLLHAVSKIPLNKISLPILSKKFQHIYPHP; translated from the coding sequence ATGCCTAAAACTTCTATTCACATCACTGAGCTTTCAATAATTTCTAAAAATCCTGACAAGCTTCTTATCGATAACCTGTCTCTACAACTAAAAAAATTCCGCAGTTTAGCCTTAGTAGGAGAAAGCGGTTCAGGAAAAACTACAATTACCAAAGCTATTTTAGGTTTTCTTCCTAAGAACTGTAAAATTACACAAGGAAATATCTTCTTCAACCAAACGGATCTCTCTAAGCTTACCCCGAAAGAGTTTCATAAAATCCGAGGACCAAAAATCGCTACTATATTACAAAATGCCATGGGATCACTCACACCCTCCATGCGCATAGGAGCACAAATTATAGAAACTCTTCGACAACACACAAAAATAACTAAACAAGAAGCCTATGATAAAGCTGTTGACCTCCTTACAGATGTCCATATTCCCGATCCTCACCACTGCTTACACCAATATCCATTTGAATTAAGTGGGGGTATGCGTCAACGTATTGTTATTGCCATTGCCTTAGCAAGTTCTCCAGAACTCATCCTTGCAGATGAACCTACAACAGCTCTCGACTCTATTTCCCAAGCTCAAACACTAAGAATCCTTCATCAAATCCATAAACAAAATAAATCGAGTATGCTCCTTGTCACTCATAACCTCGCCTTAGTCACGGAACTCTGTAACGATATTGCAATTATTAAAGACGGTAAACTTATAGAAACAGGAACCGTTGAAGAAGTTTTTTCTACACCTCAACACCCTTATACTAAAAAACTCCTCCACGCTGTTTCTAAAATTCCCCTGAACAAAATTTCCTTACCCATTTTAAGCAAAAAATTCCAACACATTTACCCTCATCCATGA
- a CDS encoding ABC transporter permease, with protein MDTPLSSHRYKYIFRNKMFLLGISLLSILILSALLLPFFYSNYEHTSLNAILLSPRSHFPFGTDTLGRCMLARTLQGLRLSLLIAIIATCIDVCIGLIWSTIAISGGKKIDFFMMRTIEILYSVPRIPVIILLLVIFQHSVVSLILAMIMTGWIPISKIIYGEFLLLQNKEFVLSAKVMGASTFHILTKHLIPNTLAPIISTLIFTIPNAIYTEAFISFLGLGIQPPQASLGTLIREGINAINCYPWLFFFPSLFMISLSMSFNLIGEGAKTLLEEDSYA; from the coding sequence ATGGATACACCTTTATCCTCTCATCGCTATAAATATATCTTTAGAAACAAAATGTTTCTCCTGGGGATTAGCCTTTTAAGCATACTCATCCTCAGTGCACTCTTACTCCCCTTTTTCTATTCTAATTACGAACATACTTCGTTAAATGCTATCCTCCTCTCTCCTAGATCGCATTTTCCCTTTGGAACAGATACTCTGGGGCGCTGTATGCTTGCACGCACTTTGCAAGGCCTCCGTCTCTCTCTCCTCATCGCTATCATTGCCACCTGTATCGACGTCTGTATAGGACTCATTTGGTCCACAATTGCCATATCAGGAGGAAAAAAAATAGACTTCTTCATGATGCGCACTATAGAAATCCTCTATTCTGTGCCACGAATTCCTGTCATTATTCTTCTCCTTGTTATCTTTCAACACAGCGTTGTTTCTCTTATTCTCGCGATGATCATGACCGGTTGGATTCCAATATCAAAAATCATCTACGGAGAATTTCTCCTCCTCCAAAACAAAGAATTTGTCCTTTCCGCAAAAGTCATGGGCGCTTCCACATTCCATATCTTGACAAAACATCTCATTCCTAATACTCTTGCTCCCATCATTTCCACTTTAATTTTCACTATTCCAAATGCTATTTATACAGAAGCTTTTATTAGCTTCTTGGGATTGGGAATTCAACCTCCTCAAGCAAGCTTAGGAACTCTAATCAGAGAGGGAATCAATGCTATAAACTGCTACCCATGGTTATTCTTCTTCCCCTCTCTTTTTATGATCTCTCTGTCCATGAGCTTCAACCTTATTGGAGAAGGGGCTAAAACCCTTCTTGAGGAGGATTCTTATGCCTAA
- a CDS encoding ABC transporter permease produces the protein MFSYIKKRLLFNLLSLWIILTLTFFVMKTIPGDPFNDESSNVLSEETLLVLKSHYGLDKPLYYQYIHYLYSLIKLDLGNSLVYKDRPVTNIITTALPASAILGFQSLLLSLGGGIAVGTIAALKKKKQGRYIIGISILQISVPSFIIAILLQYVFAVKIPLLPVACWGTFSHTILPSIALAVTPMAFITQLTFSSVSSALNKDYVLLAYAKGLSPFKVVFKHILPYAIFPTISYSAFLITTVMTGSFGVENIFCIPGLGKWFVCSIKQRDYPVTLGLAVLYGALFMFSSLLSDLLQAVIDPQIRYSHGKKLKKITS, from the coding sequence ATGTTTTCTTACATAAAAAAACGGCTGCTTTTCAACTTACTTTCTCTCTGGATAATTCTAACATTGACCTTTTTTGTTATGAAAACAATTCCGGGCGACCCCTTCAATGATGAAAGCTCTAATGTACTTTCTGAAGAGACCCTACTCGTTCTAAAATCACACTACGGCTTAGATAAACCTCTTTACTATCAATATATCCATTATCTTTACTCACTAATAAAATTAGATTTGGGGAATTCTCTAGTTTATAAAGATCGTCCAGTGACAAACATTATCACTACAGCTTTGCCTGCTTCTGCTATCTTAGGATTTCAAAGTCTTTTGCTTTCCCTGGGAGGAGGTATTGCTGTAGGCACTATAGCCGCCTTAAAAAAAAAGAAACAAGGACGCTATATAATCGGAATCTCTATCCTACAAATCTCCGTTCCTTCTTTCATAATTGCCATTCTTTTACAATATGTATTCGCTGTAAAAATTCCTCTACTTCCAGTCGCATGTTGGGGAACCTTTAGTCATACCATACTCCCCTCCATAGCCCTAGCTGTGACTCCCATGGCTTTCATCACTCAGCTGACTTTTTCCTCTGTTTCTTCAGCTTTAAACAAAGATTATGTCCTGCTAGCCTACGCCAAAGGATTATCCCCTTTTAAAGTCGTTTTCAAGCATATCTTGCCTTACGCTATCTTCCCAACAATTTCCTACTCAGCGTTTCTCATCACCACGGTCATGACAGGCTCTTTCGGAGTAGAAAACATCTTCTGTATTCCTGGATTAGGAAAATGGTTTGTCTGCAGTATCAAGCAAAGAGACTACCCCGTAACCTTAGGCTTAGCCGTACTCTACGGTGCCTTATTCATGTTCTCTTCCCTACTTTCCGATCTTCTACAAGCTGTGATCGACCCTCAAATTCGCTATAGTCATGGAAAGAAATTAAAAAAAATAACCTCATAA